In the genome of Oscillospiraceae bacterium, one region contains:
- a CDS encoding GH3 auxin-responsive promoter family protein, with translation MNYGQRVQKNQKNEIWYEYCNFLGLSIDEYMRIQYRLFEEQISAWLKSGIAKEIIPGSFTQNMTVDEFRKKCPLTDYYNYADILLAKRSDMLPAEPVIWLQTTWEGGKHQIKLAPYTAAMLEVFKNNLMSVSTISSADSNKRTRLKNGDRVLFGLAPLPYVTGLFPHVFKEEIEFNFLPPVSEALKMSFGERNRLGFKMGMQKGIDVFFGMSSVIHYVTVNFSSMLKSGSTGSGLLKKITKMSPKMLFRFIHAKYISQKESRDIKPRDLFSLKSLVCAGTDTASYKSFLADEWGVKPLEIFAGTEPSIIGTETPARNGMVFFPDTCFYEFIPEAEVYKNIDDKSYEPRTVLLNELCEGGIYELVISVLKGGAFMRYRVGDMFRCVGSSGDPDTSLPRLVYIDRVPDVIDIAGFTRITEASISDVIRLSGVAVSDWTAKKEYDSQKRPFMHLYAEIDESRLAAIAVSAGLLKEHLETYFKYFDTDYHDLKKMLGIEPLQITIIKCGTFEKYTEYRRKPIRRINPASLDISDLLEFEKLGSNDTGRKGGG, from the coding sequence ATGAATTACGGTCAGCGTGTTCAAAAAAATCAAAAAAATGAGATATGGTACGAATATTGCAATTTTTTGGGTCTTTCTATCGATGAATACATGCGTATCCAATACAGGCTGTTTGAAGAACAGATTTCCGCATGGTTGAAAAGCGGAATAGCGAAGGAGATAATTCCCGGTTCTTTTACGCAAAATATGACCGTTGATGAATTCCGGAAAAAATGTCCGCTGACCGATTATTATAATTATGCGGATATTCTCCTCGCGAAGCGTTCGGATATGCTCCCGGCCGAGCCGGTGATTTGGCTGCAAACCACATGGGAAGGCGGAAAGCACCAGATAAAGCTTGCTCCGTACACGGCTGCAATGCTTGAAGTTTTTAAAAACAACCTGATGAGCGTTTCGACGATTTCCTCGGCGGATTCAAATAAGCGCACACGCCTGAAAAACGGAGACCGGGTGCTGTTCGGTCTCGCCCCGCTGCCGTATGTGACGGGACTGTTCCCTCATGTATTTAAAGAAGAGATAGAGTTTAATTTTTTACCGCCGGTTTCAGAGGCGTTGAAAATGTCATTTGGCGAACGAAACAGACTCGGCTTTAAGATGGGCATGCAAAAGGGCATAGACGTTTTTTTCGGAATGTCCAGCGTTATTCATTACGTAACCGTTAATTTTTCATCCATGTTGAAAAGCGGTTCGACAGGAAGCGGATTGCTGAAAAAAATAACTAAAATGTCTCCGAAGATGCTGTTCCGATTTATACACGCGAAATATATTTCGCAGAAGGAATCTCGTGACATTAAGCCCAGAGATCTGTTCAGCCTTAAATCACTGGTGTGCGCCGGTACGGACACCGCTTCATACAAGAGCTTCCTTGCTGATGAATGGGGCGTGAAGCCACTTGAAATTTTCGCCGGAACCGAGCCGTCCATAATCGGAACGGAAACGCCCGCGAGAAACGGAATGGTTTTTTTCCCTGACACCTGCTTTTACGAGTTTATACCGGAAGCCGAGGTATATAAAAACATCGACGACAAATCGTATGAACCGCGCACGGTTTTATTAAACGAGCTTTGTGAGGGCGGTATATATGAGCTTGTTATTTCCGTTCTCAAGGGCGGAGCTTTTATGAGATACAGAGTGGGCGACATGTTCCGCTGCGTCGGAAGCTCGGGCGATCCGGATACATCTCTGCCGAGGCTCGTATACATTGACAGAGTTCCCGACGTAATCGATATCGCGGGATTCACTCGGATAACCGAGGCATCAATATCTGATGTCATAAGACTGTCAGGCGTCGCCGTTTCTGATTGGACAGCTAAAAAAGAGTATGATTCACAAAAACGTCCATTTATGCATTTGTATGCGGAAATTGACGAATCACGCCTTGCGGCTATTGCGGTTTCAGCCGGATTATTAAAAGAACACCTCGAAACATATTTTAAATACTTCGATACCGATTACCACGATCTCAAAAAGATGCTCGGCATCGAACCGCTTCAGATTACAATTATCAAATGCGGCACATTTGAAAAATATACCGAATACCGCAGAAAGCCGATCCGCCGCATCAATCCGGCTTCACTGGATATATCGGATCTGCTCGAATTTGAAAAGCTGGGATCAAATGATACAGGAAGAAAAGGAGGAGGCTAA
- a CDS encoding diguanylate cyclase, translated as MNDTIPYVWIPIIAVSMYMFLLIALLSAKKNKLIRSFVLLLVCFALWIGGSMFMRLFVAPGYRFWYEVSLLALFAAPFLVFNFMYNFVESKDRFMWFTLCSGTILMLVFTHFEFFLDVPILVEKDGNKIFEYTMTWRIAVPTLLIIFILFCGVMTVINGIKKNDITISSLIPIIWGLPLLVVGNLLSIIKNNYFPWDTLSGAAFALCMFYSLYRKRLFRMTLLVSRGVVLLMAMVLGSALSAYLIRPMEKFVSDYLPMFENNKTLVISIVFAVIIMVTYFGLHRILNNLFLRDEQVQSQQLRDFSLLVSRSLNLSEISELMVGVIINGINVRKVYVCLETADRASFATTCSTTPLDIKSFMLSVDNPCVGWLRDHDKALILHDFKRSSVYKSMWDSEKKLLSDLGIAAMLSLKKDNELIGIIMISSKTKGTDYTYDDISFLESVSSIASVAIKNAKLYEQALKDACTDYLTGLLNRRCFMEKLNEKYEECKNSLLSLIFLNLDDFKLYNQLYGSHEGDLALVRVAEIISSTVGASGISGRYGGKEFAVCLPNADTHRAYSIAEQIRAQISATDSADGSARLKTLTFSCGICTIPFSASNVDELIQYTDMAVYNAKRTGKDKTVVYSRQELTLSDVKGKENRLVTGNYDDFAPTIYALTAAIDAKDHYTFNHSQNVAYYATALARAINLDPEHIQLINEAALLHDIGKIAIPEHILSKPGMLNNEEYEIMKTHVEHSIAIVRHLPSLDYVIPVVIGHHERWDGTGYPRKLKGKEIPVGARCLAIADAFDAMTSIRSYKKEYTLEYASQQICAGAGKQFDPELAMEFVKLLDDGVIKIQKARHSVSA; from the coding sequence ATGAACGATACCATACCGTATGTATGGATACCCATTATTGCGGTATCCATGTATATGTTCTTGCTGATAGCATTGCTTTCCGCAAAAAAGAACAAGCTGATCAGATCATTTGTCCTTCTGCTCGTATGCTTTGCGTTATGGATAGGCGGATCTATGTTTATGCGCCTTTTTGTGGCTCCTGGATATAGATTCTGGTATGAGGTATCGCTGCTGGCGCTGTTTGCCGCTCCGTTTCTTGTTTTCAACTTTATGTATAATTTTGTCGAATCAAAAGACAGGTTCATGTGGTTTACTTTATGCTCTGGCACAATACTGATGCTGGTGTTTACTCATTTTGAATTTTTCCTCGATGTTCCCATACTTGTTGAAAAAGACGGCAATAAAATTTTTGAATACACTATGACGTGGCGTATCGCGGTACCGACTCTTTTGATCATATTCATTTTATTTTGCGGTGTGATGACTGTCATAAACGGAATAAAGAAAAATGACATTACGATTTCAAGTCTCATACCTATAATATGGGGGCTTCCGCTTCTTGTCGTCGGCAATCTGCTTTCGATAATCAAAAATAATTATTTCCCTTGGGACACCCTTTCCGGCGCGGCTTTTGCTCTCTGTATGTTCTATTCGCTTTACCGCAAACGCCTTTTTAGAATGACTCTGCTCGTTTCGCGCGGTGTGGTTTTACTTATGGCCATGGTGCTCGGCTCCGCTCTATCCGCATATTTGATTCGTCCGATGGAAAAGTTTGTTTCAGACTATCTTCCGATGTTTGAAAACAACAAGACATTGGTGATTTCGATTGTCTTTGCCGTAATTATAATGGTGACATATTTCGGGCTACATCGTATATTAAACAATCTATTCCTGCGCGACGAACAGGTTCAGTCTCAACAGCTGAGAGATTTCTCACTGCTTGTTTCCCGAAGCTTGAATCTTTCCGAAATATCCGAGCTTATGGTCGGTGTAATTATCAACGGAATAAACGTCAGAAAGGTTTATGTGTGCCTGGAAACAGCTGATCGCGCTTCTTTCGCCACAACATGCTCAACCACTCCGCTCGATATAAAAAGCTTTATGCTTTCTGTGGATAACCCATGTGTGGGATGGCTCAGAGACCATGACAAAGCATTGATCCTGCATGACTTTAAACGATCTTCGGTTTATAAATCAATGTGGGACAGCGAGAAAAAGCTGCTTTCCGATCTCGGGATTGCCGCCATGCTGTCATTAAAAAAAGACAACGAGCTAATCGGTATTATAATGATAAGCTCAAAGACAAAAGGAACAGATTACACATATGACGATATATCTTTCCTGGAATCCGTATCGTCCATTGCTTCTGTCGCGATAAAAAATGCAAAGCTATATGAGCAGGCATTGAAGGACGCGTGCACGGATTATCTCACCGGGCTGCTTAATCGCCGCTGTTTTATGGAAAAGCTGAACGAAAAATATGAGGAATGCAAGAACTCGTTGCTTTCGCTCATTTTTCTGAATCTTGACGATTTTAAGCTGTATAATCAGCTTTACGGCTCTCATGAAGGCGACCTTGCGCTTGTCCGCGTTGCGGAAATCATATCTTCGACAGTCGGAGCTTCGGGAATTTCCGGTCGTTACGGCGGGAAAGAATTTGCGGTATGTCTTCCCAACGCGGATACTCACAGAGCTTATTCGATTGCCGAACAGATACGCGCACAGATTTCCGCCACCGATTCCGCCGACGGCTCCGCCAGACTTAAAACACTTACTTTCAGCTGCGGCATTTGTACAATTCCTTTCAGCGCTTCGAATGTAGACGAGCTTATACAATACACCGATATGGCTGTTTACAATGCCAAGCGCACGGGCAAGGATAAGACCGTCGTGTATTCAAGACAGGAGCTCACATTATCCGATGTTAAAGGAAAAGAGAACAGACTCGTCACTGGTAATTACGATGACTTCGCACCGACGATATACGCTTTGACGGCCGCGATAGACGCAAAGGATCATTATACGTTCAATCACAGCCAGAATGTCGCCTATTACGCAACCGCGCTTGCCCGCGCGATAAACCTCGATCCCGAACATATTCAATTGATAAACGAAGCCGCGCTTCTTCATGACATCGGTAAAATCGCAATACCGGAGCATATTCTCAGTAAGCCGGGAATGCTGAACAATGAAGAATATGAAATAATGAAAACACACGTTGAGCATTCAATAGCGATTGTTCGTCATCTTCCAAGCCTCGATTATGTGATACCTGTTGTTATCGGTCACCATGAGCGTTGGGACGGAACCGGTTATCCAAGGAAGCTGAAGGGCAAGGAAATACCTGTCGGAGCAAGATGTCTTGCCATTGCGGACGCGTTTGACGCGATGACATCCATCCGATCCTATAAAAAAGAATACACACTGGAATATGCTTCACAGCAGATATGCGCCGGCGCGGGAAAGCAGTTCGATCCTGAGCTTGCAATGGAATTTGTTAAGCTGTTGGACGATGGAGTTATAAAAATACAGAAAGCCCGTCATTCTGTAAGCGCCTGA